In Mycolicibacterium alvei, a single window of DNA contains:
- a CDS encoding rhodanese-like domain-containing protein, protein MSRIDTVLEQARTRLNRLPASDLPEALDSGAVLVDIRPAAQRAAEGSVPGALVIERNVLEWRCDPTSEARIPQAVDDDVYWVILCSEGYTSSLAAASLVDLGLHRSTDIVGGYHALVAAGALS, encoded by the coding sequence ATGAGTCGCATCGACACCGTGCTGGAGCAGGCCCGTACCCGGCTGAACCGACTGCCGGCCTCGGACCTTCCCGAGGCGCTCGATTCCGGAGCCGTGCTGGTCGACATCCGTCCGGCTGCCCAGCGCGCCGCCGAAGGGTCGGTGCCCGGCGCGCTGGTCATCGAACGCAACGTGCTGGAGTGGCGCTGCGACCCGACCAGCGAAGCGCGGATCCCGCAGGCCGTCGACGACGACGTCTACTGGGTGATCCTGTGCTCGGAGGGCTACACCTCGAGCCTGGCTGCCGCATCGTTGGTGGATCTGGGGCTGCACCGATCCACCGACATCGTCGGCGGGTACCACGCGCTGGTCGCCGCCGGTGCCCTCAGTTGA
- the lpqV gene encoding lipoprotein LpqV has translation MRCYTWTTRLTAGTVAAAGLSLLIGCSTEAGTEQPGESAAPSPQATATSESSTPTAKPGEVAVSPGGVTTAVGADAQSTEEEYFQACHAAKIWMEAKGGDLKEQIEPYLASVQAPEAAPGPGTYNVAWADLEPGRQAAVVVAAQAAADELCS, from the coding sequence ATGCGCTGTTACACCTGGACCACCCGCCTGACCGCCGGAACCGTCGCCGCCGCCGGTCTGAGCCTGCTGATCGGATGCTCTACCGAGGCCGGCACGGAGCAACCCGGGGAGTCCGCGGCACCGTCGCCACAAGCCACCGCGACGTCGGAATCGTCGACCCCGACGGCCAAGCCGGGTGAGGTCGCGGTGTCTCCCGGTGGAGTCACGACCGCGGTCGGTGCCGACGCCCAGTCCACCGAAGAGGAGTACTTCCAGGCCTGTCACGCCGCCAAGATCTGGATGGAGGCCAAGGGCGGAGACCTCAAGGAGCAGATCGAGCCTTACCTGGCGAGCGTCCAGGCACCCGAGGCGGCGCCCGGTCCGGGCACCTACAACGTGGCCTGGGCTGATCTCGAGCCGGGGCGTCAGGCTGCGGTCGTCGTCGCCGCGCAGGCAGCGGCCGACGAGCTCTGCAGCTAG
- a CDS encoding patatin-like phospholipase family protein, with the protein MRIALALGSGGARGYAHIGVIHELQSRGHEIVGVSGSSMGALVGGLHAAGRLDDFAEWARTLTQRAVLRLLDPSISAAGILRAEKILDAVRDILGEVTIEELPIPYTAVATDLIAGKSVWLQRGPVDSAIRASIAIPGVIAPHVLDGRLLGDGGILDPLPMAPIAAVNADLTIAVSLSGGDPGTAAVPAADLEPKPSTEWLNRMLRSTSAVLDTASVRNVLDRPTARAILSRFGSSVPDAYPDTGADTDPGEVQPADLPRLGSFEVMYRTIDIAQGALARHTLAAYPPDLLIEVPRSVCRSLEFNRAAEVITAGQELAAAALDR; encoded by the coding sequence ATGCGTATTGCCCTGGCCCTCGGCAGTGGTGGGGCTCGTGGCTACGCGCACATCGGGGTGATCCACGAGTTGCAGTCCCGCGGGCACGAGATCGTCGGCGTCTCCGGCTCGTCGATGGGCGCGCTGGTCGGCGGCCTGCACGCGGCGGGCAGGCTTGATGACTTCGCCGAATGGGCCCGGACACTGACCCAGCGCGCGGTGCTGCGGCTACTCGACCCGTCGATCAGCGCGGCAGGCATCCTGCGTGCGGAGAAGATCCTGGACGCGGTGCGTGACATCCTCGGCGAGGTCACCATCGAGGAGCTGCCGATTCCCTACACCGCGGTCGCCACCGATCTCATTGCGGGCAAATCGGTGTGGCTGCAGCGCGGCCCGGTGGATTCGGCGATCCGCGCCTCGATCGCCATCCCCGGCGTGATCGCCCCGCACGTGCTCGACGGCCGGTTGCTCGGCGACGGCGGCATTCTCGACCCGCTGCCCATGGCGCCGATCGCCGCGGTCAATGCCGATCTGACCATCGCGGTCAGCCTGTCCGGCGGTGATCCCGGGACGGCCGCGGTGCCCGCCGCCGATCTAGAGCCCAAGCCGAGCACCGAATGGCTCAACCGGATGCTGCGCAGCACCTCGGCGGTGCTCGACACCGCCTCGGTGCGCAATGTGCTGGACCGGCCGACGGCCCGGGCCATCCTGAGCCGGTTCGGGTCCTCGGTGCCCGACGCTTACCCCGACACCGGGGCGGACACCGACCCGGGCGAGGTGCAGCCGGCCGATCTGCCGCGTCTGGGCAGCTTCGAGGTCATGTACCGCACCATCGACATCGCTCAGGGCGCGCTGGCCCGGCACACGCTGGCGGCCTATCCGCCGGATCTGCTCATCGAGGTGCCCCGCTCGGTGTGCCGCAGCCTGGAGTTCAACCGGGCAGCCGAGGTGATCACCGCCGGGCAGGAGTTGGCCGCGGCGGCGCTCGACCGCTGA
- a CDS encoding patatin-like phospholipase family protein, producing MTSKRALVLAGGGIAGIAWETGILQGIADASPETADALLASDVLVGTSAGSTVSAQLGSGLSLAELFELQVGTASAELDPGVGIDNVTDLFVKAMLTPNTTKAQKLQGIGAVALRTDTIGPAVRRKVIEARLPSHDWPDRVLRISAIDIDTGELVTLNSDSGASLVDAVTASCAVPGVWPVVTIDGRRFMDGGIGSVVNMVLAADCDTAVALVPQGRSTPSPFGAGAAEEVDGFDGRSFGIFADDDALAAFGKNPLDPACRVPSAHAGRAQGRRVAAEVAEFLAG from the coding sequence GTGACTTCCAAACGTGCACTGGTGCTCGCCGGCGGCGGTATCGCCGGGATCGCCTGGGAGACCGGCATCCTGCAGGGCATTGCCGACGCATCTCCCGAAACGGCTGACGCGTTGCTCGCATCCGATGTGCTGGTCGGTACGTCAGCCGGGTCGACGGTGTCAGCGCAACTCGGCAGCGGGCTGAGCCTGGCGGAGCTGTTCGAACTCCAGGTCGGCACCGCGTCCGCCGAACTCGACCCGGGTGTGGGTATCGACAACGTCACCGACCTGTTCGTCAAGGCGATGCTGACGCCCAACACCACCAAGGCACAGAAACTGCAGGGCATCGGTGCCGTGGCGCTGCGCACCGACACCATCGGCCCGGCGGTGCGGCGCAAGGTGATCGAAGCGCGGCTGCCCTCGCATGACTGGCCCGATCGGGTACTGCGGATCTCGGCCATCGACATCGACACCGGTGAGCTGGTGACGCTCAACTCTGATTCCGGGGCATCACTGGTCGACGCCGTCACCGCCAGTTGCGCGGTACCCGGGGTGTGGCCGGTCGTCACCATCGACGGCCGCCGGTTCATGGACGGCGGGATCGGTAGCGTGGTCAACATGGTCCTGGCGGCCGACTGTGACACCGCAGTGGCACTGGTCCCGCAAGGTCGCTCGACACCCTCGCCGTTCGGTGCCGGCGCGGCCGAGGAGGTCGATGGCTTCGACGGGCGGTCATTCGGGATCTTCGCCGACGACGATGCCCTGGCCGCGTTCGGCAAGAACCCGCTCGACCCGGCCTGCCGGGTGCCCTCGGCTCACGCGGGCCGGGCACAGGGCCGACGAGTGGCCGCCGAGGTCGCGGAGTTCCTGGCGGGCTGA
- a CDS encoding cysteine dioxygenase — translation MLSTLAPVPAVSAPTRLRLPDLLHTTDRAADDVLSGRYDRLLRGLPKDDRWYSRLSGDDEVEVWLISWVPDKSTELHDHGGSLGALTVASGELTESRWNGELLRHRRLEAGDQAAFPLGWVHDVVQAPGAVAGPTLSVHAYSPPLTAMSYYEVTPQKTLRRNRTELTDAPE, via the coding sequence ATGCTGTCCACACTTGCACCTGTTCCTGCGGTTTCCGCGCCCACCCGGCTGCGATTGCCCGATCTGCTGCACACCACCGACCGCGCCGCCGACGACGTGCTGTCCGGCCGCTACGACCGCCTGCTGCGCGGGCTGCCCAAGGATGACCGGTGGTACAGCCGGTTGTCCGGTGACGATGAAGTCGAGGTCTGGCTGATCAGCTGGGTGCCCGACAAGTCCACCGAACTGCACGATCACGGTGGTTCCCTGGGCGCCTTGACCGTGGCGTCCGGTGAGCTGACCGAATCCCGTTGGAACGGTGAGCTGTTGCGTCACCGGCGGCTCGAGGCGGGGGACCAGGCCGCCTTCCCGCTGGGCTGGGTCCACGACGTGGTGCAGGCGCCCGGTGCGGTGGCCGGGCCGACCCTGAGCGTGCACGCCTACTCGCCGCCGCTGACGGCGATGTCCTACTACGAGGTGACGCCGCAGAAGACGTTGCGCCGCAACCGTACCGAGCTCACCGACGCGCCGGAGTGA
- a CDS encoding alpha/beta hydrolase — protein MTDTAVAEETPSPPAAPVGKPDWWVRHYTFFGTAVGLVFIWFSLTPSLLPRGPLFQALVSGGAGAIGYSLGVFGVWLVRYMRSADSSPKAPKWAWLTLVAVGIVGQILMIIYFHVWQDEVRDLMGVARLKFWDHPLTAVLSIIVLFVFVEIGQLVGRLVRFLVRQLNRVAPRRVSAVVVVALLLALTIALLNGVVARVAMDKINRTFSAVNDETSPDSAAPTSTLRSGGPGSLDSWESLGHQGRVFVSAGPTVQHLSRFNGKPAIEPIRAYAGLHSADGIRATAALAARELQRTGGLDRAVVAVATTTGTGWINEAEASALEYMYNGNTAIVSMQYSFLPSWLSFLVDKENARQAGQALFEAVDALVRERPEGKRPKLVVFGESLGSFGGEAPFLALNNLVARTDGALFSGPTFQNTIWDTLTRDRDAGSPMWLPIYDKGENVRFSAEARNLDRPADPWGHPRVVYLQHASDPIAWWNTDLLFTEPDWLKEPRGYDVSGRMQWIPIVTFLQVSADMAVAVDVPDGHGHVYVKDVANAWAAVLQPPGWTPEKTEKLRPLLSSGEGA, from the coding sequence GTGACCGACACCGCCGTTGCCGAAGAAACCCCGTCACCGCCGGCCGCCCCGGTGGGCAAGCCCGACTGGTGGGTACGCCACTACACGTTCTTCGGGACGGCGGTGGGCCTGGTGTTCATCTGGTTCTCGCTGACCCCGTCGCTGCTGCCGCGCGGACCCCTGTTCCAGGCGTTGGTCAGCGGCGGCGCCGGCGCGATCGGTTACAGCCTCGGGGTTTTCGGGGTCTGGCTGGTGCGCTACATGCGTTCGGCCGATTCGAGCCCGAAAGCCCCGAAATGGGCATGGCTGACGTTGGTGGCGGTCGGCATCGTCGGCCAGATCCTGATGATCATCTACTTCCACGTGTGGCAGGACGAAGTCCGCGACTTGATGGGAGTGGCGCGGCTGAAGTTCTGGGATCACCCGTTGACCGCGGTGTTGTCGATCATCGTGCTGTTCGTCTTCGTCGAGATCGGTCAGCTGGTCGGCCGCCTGGTTCGGTTCCTGGTGCGCCAACTCAATAGGGTTGCGCCGCGGCGAGTTTCGGCGGTTGTCGTGGTGGCCCTGCTGCTGGCACTGACCATCGCACTGCTCAACGGGGTGGTGGCCCGCGTCGCGATGGACAAGATCAACCGCACCTTCTCCGCAGTCAACGACGAGACCAGCCCCGATTCCGCCGCACCGACGTCCACGCTGCGCTCGGGCGGCCCGGGCTCACTGGACAGCTGGGAATCCCTGGGCCACCAGGGCCGGGTGTTCGTCTCGGCCGGGCCTACGGTGCAACACCTTTCGCGGTTCAACGGCAAGCCCGCGATCGAGCCGATCCGGGCGTACGCCGGCCTGCACTCCGCAGACGGCATCAGGGCCACGGCGGCCTTGGCGGCCAGGGAGTTACAACGCACCGGCGGCCTGGACCGGGCCGTGGTCGCGGTGGCCACCACCACCGGCACGGGGTGGATCAACGAGGCCGAGGCCTCGGCCCTGGAGTACATGTACAACGGCAACACCGCGATCGTCAGCATGCAGTACTCGTTCCTGCCCAGTTGGTTGTCGTTCCTGGTGGACAAGGAGAATGCGCGGCAGGCCGGACAGGCTCTGTTCGAGGCGGTCGACGCGCTGGTGCGCGAACGTCCAGAAGGCAAGCGTCCCAAGCTCGTGGTGTTCGGCGAAAGCCTCGGCTCATTCGGTGGCGAGGCGCCGTTCCTCGCGTTGAACAATCTGGTGGCACGCACCGATGGCGCACTCTTCTCCGGACCGACGTTCCAGAACACGATCTGGGACACCCTGACCCGCGACCGCGACGCGGGCTCACCGATGTGGCTGCCGATCTACGACAAGGGCGAGAATGTGCGGTTCTCCGCCGAGGCCCGCAACCTGGACCGGCCCGCCGATCCGTGGGGTCACCCCCGCGTGGTCTATCTCCAGCACGCCTCCGACCCGATCGCCTGGTGGAACACGGATCTCCTTTTCACAGAACCGGACTGGCTCAAGGAGCCCCGTGGATACGACGTGTCCGGACGCATGCAGTGGATTCCGATCGTGACGTTCCTGCAGGTGTCGGCAGACATGGCGGTGGCGGTCGACGTTCCCGACGGACACGGTCACGTCTACGTCAAGGATGTGGCCAATGCCTGGGCCGCCGTCCTGCAGCCGCCGGGCTGGACGCCGGAGAAGACCGAGAAACTACGTCCGTTGCTGTCCAGCGGCGAGGGTGCCTGA